The following coding sequences are from one Xiphophorus couchianus chromosome 7, X_couchianus-1.0, whole genome shotgun sequence window:
- the nfe2l1a gene encoding endoplasmic reticulum membrane sensor NFE2L1a yields the protein MLHIKEYFTEGLIQMAILLSLCGVRVDVGLEAFMPPSWCELILGPTSALTHTQILNLRNRYSLHPKTVDLDQFFTARRLLGWVRSLDRIQVPQAELETWLVQQEAGPLSGRFPDQNSLMDRTPGQAERVQSEPTMEQGEVLDGLEDGEQRTDVDRSDESSDMLPENQPLGLDLELQWQDLMDILEPENTDVEMMTCSNRSPDSRTPATAPGDGSEAPPPCSSTRPGTEPLTGTFWQQDLFGTANQLEQEPVLLPLTPSDELDEDGSVINTGFTLGNSRLNSWTIPSNYTDLLDENPTEDTDEGMNGGDNLAAFSMNLLTRDISPFSSDSPSYDLKTPSVSQATGGNDLDQDFGQTSSSSFVLAEEDADGFPSHISDLLKDLNILEDIQLLAGELEEGFSPELEARSEEEEQLHCDGVHQGADRRGNWMEDQEQRSRLGDVRAEAEVETDSDSGLSLDFIHSPSSSSSSIVSEGSADDSSSSCASAVGNVFSDKVDSSDEDGSAGPHLEVEVTIKQEEVEEDMGAVGGHGAPWFPANHEDSKLFPGFSWLEHIGHDHTYNNPPLSSLSSPAPGTRSPIQTESSVRAGRARPCRRSSSSLAPETKTWSRDKERARALRIPFSYQLIVNLPVEEFNHLLSSGQLSQQQLTLIRDIRRRGKNKIAAQNCRKRKLDVLLALEEDLKALRLQRSELLQEKRNSLRRLQDMKSRFGRLHQEIFSQLADDNGRPLDATEYTLRFGPDDTVTVASVRASQSSKKHRGVKKRRS from the exons ATGTTACACATAAAGGAATACTTCACAGAGGGACTGATTCAGATGGCCATCCTGTTGAGTCTCTGTGGAGTCAGGGTGGATGTGGGACTGGAGGCGTTTATGCCTCCATCCTGGTGTGAGCTGATTCTGGGTCCGACCTCTgcgctgacacacacacagatcctGAATCTCCGCAACCGGTACAGCCTGCACCCCAAGACGGTGGATCTGGATCAGTTCTTCACAGCGCGCAGGCTGTTGGGCTGGGTCCGCTCTCTGGACCGGATACAG GTTCCTCAGGCAGAGCTGGAGACATGGCTGGTCCAGCAGGAAGCAGGTCCTCTCTCTGGACGATTTCCTGACCAGAACTCTCTGATGGACAGAACACCGGGTCAGGCAGAGAGAGTCCAAAGTGAGCCAACGATGGAACAAGGAGAAGTTCTGGATGGTCTGGAGGACGGAGAGCAG agaacTGATGTTGACAGAAGTGATGAATCCTCCGACATGCTccctgaaaatcagccactgggCCTTGACCTGGAACTCCAGTGGCAGGATCTAATGGACATCCTGGAGCCTGAG AACACAGATGTTGAAATGATGACCTGTTCAAACCGCAGCCCTGACTCAAGAACACCTGCGACTGCACCAGGTGATGGgtctgaagctccgcccccaTGTTCCAGCACCCGTCCTGGGACAGAGCCTCTCACAGGAACCTTCTGGCAGCAGG atctgTTTGGGACTGCTAATCAGCTGGAGCAGGAGCCAGTTCTGCTACCATTGACTCCCAGTGATGAACTGGATGAGGATGGTTCAGTGATCAACACAGGCTTCACTTTGGGGAACTCCAGGCTGAACTCCTGGACAATTCCTTCAAACTACACTGACCTACTGGACGAAAATCCTACAGAAGACACTGACGAAGGAATGAATGGTGGAGATAACTTGGCAGCCTTCAGCATGAACCTGCTGACTCGGGACATTTCTCCATTCAGCTCAGACTCTCCTTCATACGACCTGAAAACTCCTAGTGTCAGCCAAGCGACCGGAGGGAATGATCTGGACCAGGACTTTGGACAAACATCATCCAGTTCCTTTGTGTTGGCTGAGGAAGATGCAGACGGTTTTCCCAGCCACATCAGTGACCTGTTGAAGGATTTGAACATCTTGGAAGACATTCAGTTGTTGGCTGGAGAACTGGAGGAGGGATTCAGTCCTGAGCTGGAAGCCAGATCTGAAGAGGAAGAGCAGCTACACTGTGATGGAGTCCATCAGGGAGCTGACAGAAGAGGCAACTGGATGGAAGATCAGGAGCAGCGCAGCAGACTGGGAG ATGTCCGGGCGGAGGCGGAGGTGGAGACGGACTCAGACTCTGGCCTGTCTCTGGACTTCATCCACAgcccttcttcctcctcttcttctatTGTTTCTGAAGGCTCAGCGGACGATTCTTCTTCATCCTGTGCGTCGGCTGTGGGGAATGTGTTTTCTGACAAGGTGGACAGCAGTGATGAGGACGGCTCAGCTGGTCCTCATTTAGAAGTGGAGGTGACTATTAagcaggaggaggtggaggaggacaTGGGAGCGGTTGGAGGACATGGCGCACCATGGTTCCCTGCTAACCATGAAGATTCCAAACTATTTCCAGGTTTTTCCTGGCTGGAACACATCGGCCATGATCACACCTACAACAACCCGCCCCTGTCCTCGCTGTCCTCTCCAGCTCCTGGGACGAGATCCCCCATACAGACTGAATCATCAGTGAGGGCCGGCAGAGCCAGGCCGTGCCGCCGCTCCTCCTCCAGCCTGGCTCCAGAAACTAAAACCTGGAGCCGAGACAAGGAGCGAGCCCGGGCCCTCAGGATCCCTTTCTCCTACCAGCTGATTGTTAACCTGCCTGTAGAGGAGTTTAACCACCTGCTGAGTAGCGGCCAGctcagccagcagcagctgaccCTCATCAGGGACATCCGGCGGCGTGGGAAGAACAAGATAGCTGCTCAGAACTGCAGGAAGAGGAAACTAGACGTTCTGCTAGCATTGGAGGAAGACTTGAAGGCCCTGAGACTCCAGCgctcagagctgctgcaggagaagCGGAACAGCCTCAGGCGCCTGCAGGACATGAAGAGCAGATTTGGGAGGTTGCACCAGGAAATCTTCTCCCAGCTGGCGGATGACAACGGCAGGCCGCTGGACGCCACAGAGTACACGCTTCGTTTTGGACCTGATGATACAGTTACTGTGGCGTCAGTCAGAGCCAGTCAAAGCAGCAAAAAACACAGAGgtgtgaagaagaggaggagctga
- the cbx1a gene encoding chromobox protein homolog 1a, protein MFSVVYKESSSDVKLAAVAKKSKKAEDEEQPAAPAPAAAAATATAATEEAPPVEAAAAAAAPATAAAPAEEEEEEEYVVEKVLDRRVVRGKVEFLLKWKGFSDEDNTWEPEENLDCPDLIAEYMQKHKEREEKKKESKRKASSEASGDAEERASKKRKEEGDKARGFGRGLQPERIIGATDSSGELMFLMKWKNSDEADLVPAKEANVKCPQVVISFYEERLTWHSYPTEEEEKKEEEKKD, encoded by the exons atgttttctgttgtcTACAAAGAGTCCTCTTCAGACGTCAAACTGGCGGCCGTAGCAAAGAAGAGCAAGAAGgctgaggatgaggagcagCCAGCGGCCCCGGCCCCTGCAGCTGCGGCGGCGACAGCCACTGCGGCAACAGAGGAAGCACCTCCGGTAgaagcagcagcggcggcggcggctccaGCCACAGCGGCAGCTcctgcagaggaggaggaagaggaggagtatGTGGTGGAAAAGGTTCTGGACCGCCGTGTGGTGCGGGGCAAAGTCGAGTTTCTGCTGAAATGGAAAGGCTTTTCAGA CGAGGACAACACATGGGAGCCGGAAGAAAACTTGGACTGTCCCGACCTGATTGCAGAGTacatgcagaaacacaaagagagggaggagaagaagaaggagagtAAGAGGAAAGCTTCCAGCGAGGCGTCTGGAGACGCAGAGGAGCGGGCCAGCAAGAAGAGAAAGGAGGAG GGGGACAAGGCCAGAGGTTTTGGCCGAGGCCTGCAGCCTGAGAGGATTATTGGAGCCACCGACTCCAGCGGAGAGCTGATGTTTCTAATGAAGTG GAAGAACTCTGACGAGGCGGACCTTGTACCGGCCAAAGAAGCCAACGTCAAATGTCCGCAGGTAGTGATCTCTTTTTACGAGGAACGCCTCACATGGCACTCTTACCccacagaagaagaggaaaagaaggaggaggaaaaaaaggactAG